The proteins below are encoded in one region of Qipengyuania sp. HL-TH1:
- a CDS encoding alpha/beta hydrolase family protein — protein sequence MVGAPAVLAQKAAPATATSPQDTRPPPIPTRSFASRSMFSSLHLSPDGKAIVTHVTASRGKFLAVLDAADHSLQRRYALNDDDDVEWIRWAGNDKLLVSLSTLGSFFGDEVRYTRLLLLDMAAGTSDILGNDEPVVEGDDVIFIAEDGSYALVSVQKDVRAYPSVYRYELAAGGKRWRVQDPRPGVWSWHADSSGVVRLGTGWRLGRLRIYYRSGPDADLRLIEKLKADEIEDKFWDVAQIVSGSDHGHVLHEGPSGRVGLYIFDLSTREPVELVYEHPEHDVESVLFRDGKPVGAFFTDVRDRAHWLDAGYAETYAQLERSLTQNEIWVISRAKDNSRMLVRAGSEADPGLIYNYDVTGKRMEVLVEMRPEIDITHLAVPKPIAYTARDGTRVHGYLTLPRGREASGLPLIILPHGGPYGIRDKLDYDDQVQLLANRGYAVLQPNFRGSGGYGQDFYDLGVGQIGRGMQDDLDDGMDWAVARGIADPARVCVVGGSYGGYAALWAVIRNPERYRCAASFAGVTDWNLILKYDRRFFTREASRRWRQRVEGEEEFDLDDVSPYRHAETLNRPVLIAQGKKDDRVPWSQFRKFTRAARKAPVAPVELVFDEEGHSFDEPENEQRWLDQLTAFLAKHNPAD from the coding sequence GTGGTCGGGGCACCTGCCGTTCTTGCGCAGAAGGCCGCACCGGCCACCGCCACCAGCCCGCAGGACACGCGTCCGCCCCCGATTCCGACGCGCTCCTTCGCTTCGCGCAGTATGTTTTCCTCGCTCCATCTCTCGCCCGACGGCAAGGCCATCGTCACGCATGTGACGGCGTCGCGAGGCAAGTTCCTGGCGGTGCTCGACGCAGCCGACCATTCGCTGCAGCGGCGTTACGCGCTCAACGATGACGATGACGTCGAATGGATTCGCTGGGCGGGCAACGACAAATTGCTCGTGTCGCTGTCCACGCTGGGGAGTTTCTTCGGCGACGAGGTGCGTTACACACGGTTGCTCCTGCTCGACATGGCGGCGGGGACCTCGGACATCCTTGGTAATGACGAACCCGTCGTCGAAGGCGACGACGTGATCTTCATCGCCGAGGACGGCAGCTATGCGCTGGTTTCGGTCCAGAAGGACGTTCGCGCTTATCCCTCGGTCTACCGGTACGAACTGGCGGCGGGGGGCAAACGGTGGCGGGTACAGGACCCTCGTCCTGGGGTGTGGTCCTGGCATGCCGATAGCAGTGGTGTCGTCCGCCTGGGTACCGGCTGGCGTCTCGGCCGGTTGCGGATTTACTATCGGTCGGGCCCCGATGCGGACTTGCGGCTTATCGAGAAGCTCAAGGCCGACGAAATCGAGGACAAGTTCTGGGATGTCGCGCAGATCGTTAGCGGGTCGGATCACGGCCATGTCCTGCATGAAGGCCCGAGCGGCAGGGTCGGGCTGTATATTTTCGATCTGTCCACCCGCGAGCCGGTGGAGCTGGTTTACGAGCATCCCGAGCATGACGTGGAAAGCGTGCTGTTTCGCGACGGCAAGCCTGTCGGTGCCTTCTTCACCGATGTTCGCGATCGCGCGCACTGGCTCGATGCAGGCTATGCCGAGACCTATGCGCAGCTCGAACGGTCGCTGACCCAAAACGAGATATGGGTCATTTCGCGCGCAAAGGACAATTCGCGGATGCTGGTGCGGGCGGGGAGCGAGGCCGATCCCGGGCTCATCTACAATTACGATGTCACCGGCAAACGCATGGAAGTGCTGGTCGAAATGCGCCCCGAGATCGACATTACACATCTCGCAGTGCCCAAACCCATTGCCTATACCGCGCGCGACGGTACGCGCGTCCACGGTTACCTCACGCTCCCCCGGGGACGCGAAGCCAGCGGCTTGCCGCTCATTATCCTGCCGCATGGCGGTCCCTACGGCATTCGCGACAAGCTGGATTATGACGACCAGGTGCAATTGCTCGCCAACCGCGGATATGCGGTGTTGCAGCCCAATTTTCGCGGATCGGGTGGGTATGGGCAGGATTTCTACGATCTCGGCGTCGGCCAGATCGGCCGCGGCATGCAGGACGATCTCGACGACGGGATGGATTGGGCGGTCGCGCGGGGCATTGCCGACCCGGCGCGGGTTTGCGTGGTGGGCGGATCCTATGGCGGCTATGCCGCGCTATGGGCGGTCATCCGCAATCCCGAACGGTACCGCTGTGCCGCCAGTTTTGCCGGCGTGACCGACTGGAACCTGATCCTCAAATACGATCGGCGGTTCTTCACGCGTGAGGCCAGCCGCAGATGGCGCCAGCGCGTCGAGGGGGAAGAGGAATTCGATCTCGACGACGTGTCGCCTTATCGCCACGCCGAGACGCTCAACCGCCCGGTACTGATCGCACAGGGCAAGAAGGACGATCGCGTCCCCTGGTCGCAGTTCCGCAAGTTCACCCGCGCTGCGCGGAAGGCGCCTGTCGCACCGGTGGAACTCGTGTTCGACGAGGAAGGGCATTCTTTCGACGAGCCCGAAAACGAGCAGCGATGGCTCGATCAGCTCACTGCTTTCCTGGCCAAGCATAACCCCGCCGACTGA
- a CDS encoding 2-hydroxychromene-2-carboxylate isomerase, translated as MTKTLEYIFDLAAPNGYLAWYPLKQIIARTGAQLVVTPVFLGGMHKLTGNAPPMMRDADVKGKVPYAALEFQRFLDRHGMDQFRMHPALPFNSILLQRVLVAASDEAERQALVEALLPAVWERNIDCGDAEVVGAELAAAGFDAERLLTATQEPGVKAKLAANTEAAVARGAFGIPTFFVDGEMWFGKERLEQIEAYLGGGRP; from the coding sequence ATGACCAAGACACTGGAGTATATTTTCGATCTCGCCGCGCCGAACGGCTATCTCGCATGGTATCCGCTCAAGCAGATCATCGCGCGCACCGGGGCGCAGTTGGTGGTGACGCCGGTGTTCCTCGGCGGGATGCACAAGCTCACCGGCAATGCCCCGCCGATGATGCGTGACGCCGATGTGAAGGGCAAAGTTCCCTATGCCGCGCTGGAATTCCAGCGCTTCCTCGACCGGCACGGCATGGACCAGTTCCGCATGCACCCCGCGTTGCCGTTCAATTCGATCCTGCTCCAGCGCGTGCTGGTGGCGGCATCGGACGAAGCCGAACGCCAGGCGCTGGTCGAGGCGCTGCTGCCCGCAGTGTGGGAGCGCAATATCGATTGCGGCGATGCCGAAGTGGTCGGGGCCGAACTGGCGGCAGCCGGGTTCGACGCCGAGCGCCTGCTCACTGCGACGCAGGAACCGGGCGTCAAAGCTAAGCTGGCGGCCAATACCGAAGCCGCGGTTGCCCGCGGCGCCTTCGGCATCCCGACCTTCTTCGTCGATGGGGAAATGTGGTTCGGCAAGGAACGCCTCGAGCAGATCGAGGCCTATCTTGGCGGCGGCAGGCCCTAG
- a CDS encoding excalibur calcium-binding domain-containing protein has protein sequence MKRFALLLPLALLASPPLPTLAHPGGLNAEGCHNNRKTGEYHCHRNRRTTQPAPTAQLQGGVYFPNCTAARQAGAAPIYRGQPGYRPALDRDNDGVACEPYRGR, from the coding sequence ATGAAACGCTTCGCCCTGCTCCTCCCGCTGGCGCTGCTTGCCAGCCCGCCGCTGCCGACGCTTGCGCATCCCGGGGGTCTCAATGCCGAGGGCTGCCACAACAACCGCAAGACGGGCGAGTATCACTGCCATCGCAATCGGCGCACCACGCAGCCGGCCCCAACCGCACAGCTACAGGGCGGAGTCTATTTTCCCAATTGCACCGCCGCGCGGCAGGCGGGCGCGGCGCCGATCTATCGCGGGCAGCCCGGCTACCGGCCCGCGCTCGACCGCGACAATGACGGGGTGGCCTGCGAACCCTATCGCGGGCGCTAG
- a CDS encoding DUF6628 family protein: protein MAHSHDSTALDLPLPARRHQTLALVLVRRLAGHGLHDARATMLALDAGGTEFRRLLVLARALVVDLARTSRRRILLAPCCAAGMTRDEGLLMAMIGGGGLDVHGVLTDDAGCAIAMTTAHALGDELERLATRNDWRR, encoded by the coding sequence ATGGCCCATTCGCACGATTCGACCGCACTCGACCTTCCCCTTCCCGCACGGCGGCACCAGACGCTTGCGCTGGTGCTTGTCCGCAGGCTCGCGGGGCACGGCCTGCACGATGCCCGCGCGACGATGCTCGCGCTCGATGCCGGGGGGACCGAGTTCCGCCGCCTGCTGGTGCTGGCGCGCGCGCTGGTGGTCGATCTCGCGCGGACCTCGCGGCGCAGGATCCTGCTCGCGCCGTGCTGCGCGGCAGGGATGACGCGCGACGAAGGACTGCTGATGGCGATGATCGGCGGCGGCGGGCTCGATGTCCACGGCGTGCTGACGGACGATGCCGGCTGCGCGATCGCAATGACCACCGCGCATGCGCTGGGTGACGAGCTGGAGCGTCTCGCGACCCGCAACGACTGGCGGCGCTAG
- a CDS encoding trans-sulfuration enzyme family protein: protein MKKTTGMDRSITAKWRPATQAVRGGTWRSEHGETSEALFLTSGYTYDDAQTVADRFAGEAAGMTYSRLQNPTVAMLEERIALMEGAEACRAQASGMAAMTAALLCQLSAGDHVVGARAAFGSCRWLLDHLLPRFGIETSVIDSADNDAWEAAIRPNTKVFFFETPANPTLDIVDLAHVCGVAKAHGIVTVVDNAFATSALQRPLDFGADVVAYSATKLMDGQGRVLAGAVCGSQQWVDEVLLPFQRNTGPNCAPFNAWVVLKGLETLDMRARRQSENAVALGKFIEPRVPKLLHPGLPSHPRHELALKQMVATGPIFALDVGDRATAFALLDALELVDISNNIGDTRSLMCHPASTTHAGMTQEARDEMGVTEGLLRINVGLEDVEDVKEDLDRALAAAGL from the coding sequence ATGAAGAAGACCACCGGCATGGACCGTTCGATCACCGCCAAATGGCGCCCCGCGACGCAGGCGGTGCGCGGCGGCACCTGGCGCAGCGAACATGGCGAGACCAGCGAAGCGCTGTTCCTCACCTCGGGCTATACCTATGACGACGCGCAGACCGTCGCCGACCGGTTCGCGGGCGAGGCTGCGGGGATGACCTATTCGCGCCTCCAGAACCCGACCGTCGCCATGCTCGAGGAACGCATCGCGCTGATGGAAGGCGCCGAGGCATGCCGCGCGCAGGCCAGCGGCATGGCGGCGATGACCGCGGCGCTGCTCTGCCAGCTGTCGGCGGGCGATCATGTGGTCGGCGCACGCGCGGCCTTCGGCTCGTGCCGCTGGCTGCTCGACCATCTGCTGCCGCGCTTCGGGATCGAGACCAGCGTCATCGACAGCGCCGACAACGATGCGTGGGAAGCCGCGATCCGGCCCAATACCAAGGTGTTCTTCTTCGAAACCCCCGCCAATCCCACGCTCGACATTGTCGATCTGGCGCATGTCTGCGGCGTCGCGAAGGCGCATGGCATCGTCACCGTGGTCGACAACGCCTTCGCCACCAGCGCGCTGCAACGGCCGCTCGATTTCGGCGCCGACGTGGTCGCCTATTCGGCGACCAAGCTGATGGACGGGCAGGGCCGCGTGCTCGCGGGCGCGGTGTGCGGGTCGCAGCAATGGGTGGACGAGGTGCTGCTGCCCTTCCAGCGCAACACCGGCCCCAATTGCGCGCCGTTCAACGCCTGGGTCGTGCTCAAGGGGCTCGAAACGCTCGACATGCGTGCGCGCCGCCAGAGCGAAAATGCAGTCGCGCTGGGCAAGTTCATCGAACCGCGCGTGCCCAAGCTGCTTCATCCCGGTCTGCCCAGCCACCCGCGCCACGAACTGGCCCTCAAGCAGATGGTCGCCACCGGGCCGATCTTCGCGCTCGACGTGGGCGACCGCGCCACCGCCTTCGCGTTGCTCGACGCGCTCGAACTGGTCGATATCTCGAACAATATCGGCGATACGCGCAGCCTGATGTGCCACCCGGCGAGCACCACGCATGCGGGCATGACGCAGGAGGCGCGCGACGAGATGGGCGTGACCGAAGGCTTGCTGCGGATCAACGTCGGGCTCGAAGACGTCGAGGACGTCAAGGAAGACCTCGACCGCGCGCTGGCCGCCGCGGGGCTCTAG
- a CDS encoding phospholipid carrier-dependent glycosyltransferase: MSRAPQQPTDPLRWCAALALAFWLGCLPYLTAVPHPYFDEVHYLPAARELLMLGEFTNREHPLVGKELIALGIALFGDNPVGWRLLPTLFGALALFAAMRALWFGTLSRFATLAYGLLLATGFHLFIHARIAMLDIFYLAFLSLAAWQFTAAIRQPEEGRWRLVLAGMALGLAMGAKWNALAVAMLPGLAFLAARALAGRRRLFFSRRGAPVPGITLVEAALWLGAVPLAVYAASFAPGFFFRVHPISEGLVFHHQFMLSQQEQVLKAHPYQSTWEQWVLNARSIWYLYEPVAGVQRGIMLIGNPLTMLLGLPALAWCAWHGVLRRHWTALAVALVYAVSLGFWIVASKPVQFYYHYALPSMALLAALALVCDALWQNGWRKSALAPLLGSVLVFGWFYPIISGAPLVGPDSFAVWTWLESWR; this comes from the coding sequence ATGAGCCGCGCCCCCCAGCAACCCACGGATCCGCTTCGCTGGTGCGCCGCGCTGGCGCTCGCCTTCTGGCTTGGCTGCCTGCCGTATCTGACCGCGGTCCCGCACCCCTATTTCGACGAGGTCCACTACCTCCCCGCCGCGCGCGAGCTGCTGATGCTGGGCGAGTTCACCAATCGCGAGCATCCGCTCGTCGGCAAGGAGCTGATCGCGCTGGGGATCGCGCTGTTCGGCGACAATCCGGTCGGCTGGCGGCTGCTGCCCACGCTGTTCGGCGCGCTGGCGCTGTTCGCCGCAATGCGCGCGCTGTGGTTCGGCACGCTGAGCCGCTTCGCCACGCTGGCTTACGGCCTGCTGCTTGCGACCGGTTTCCACCTGTTCATCCATGCGCGCATCGCGATGTTGGACATCTTCTACCTCGCCTTCCTCAGCCTTGCCGCCTGGCAATTCACCGCGGCGATCCGCCAGCCCGAGGAAGGCCGCTGGCGGCTGGTGCTCGCGGGCATGGCGCTGGGGCTGGCGATGGGTGCCAAGTGGAACGCGCTGGCGGTGGCGATGCTGCCGGGCCTGGCCTTTCTCGCCGCGCGCGCGCTGGCGGGACGCCGCCGCCTGTTCTTCAGCCGCCGCGGCGCGCCGGTGCCCGGGATCACGCTGGTCGAGGCCGCGCTCTGGCTCGGCGCGGTGCCGCTGGCGGTCTATGCGGCGAGCTTCGCGCCCGGCTTCTTCTTCCGCGTCCACCCGATTTCGGAAGGGCTCGTGTTCCATCACCAGTTCATGCTGTCGCAGCAGGAGCAGGTGCTCAAGGCGCATCCCTACCAGTCGACCTGGGAGCAATGGGTGCTGAACGCGCGCTCGATCTGGTATCTCTACGAACCGGTCGCGGGGGTGCAGCGCGGCATCATGCTGATCGGCAATCCGCTGACCATGCTGCTCGGCCTGCCCGCGCTGGCATGGTGCGCCTGGCACGGCGTACTGCGCCGCCACTGGACCGCGCTGGCGGTGGCGCTGGTCTATGCGGTGAGCCTGGGATTCTGGATCGTGGCGAGCAAGCCGGTACAGTTCTATTATCACTATGCGCTGCCCAGCATGGCGCTGCTCGCCGCGCTGGCGCTGGTCTGCGATGCGCTGTGGCAGAACGGCTGGCGCAAGAGCGCGCTGGCCCCGCTCCTCGGCAGCGTGCTGGTGTTCGGCTGGTTCTACCCGATCATCAGCGGCGCCCCGCTGGTGGGCCCCGACAGCTTCGCGGTGTGGACCTGGCTGGAAAGCTGGCGGTAG
- a CDS encoding glycosyltransferase family 2 protein produces MTPQTQPSVADPAPASASTLELAIILPTLNERDNLAPLVERIEGALGKTGWEVLVVDDNSADGTSDEARRLSLSDPRVRVLQRIGRRGLSSAAIEGFCATAAPYVAVMDADHQHDPQLLVAMLASVKAGEADVAVASRFADGASMEEWGRPDREKLSSVANMLARKLTGVDLSDPMSGFFLLPSATARRLVPNLSGIGFKILLDLLATSETPLKVKDFPMNFSARRSGESKLDRAIALDFLAGLYDKSFGRIIPTRFALFGTVGIIGIGVHMAILYAFLLVAGTSFSWSQAVATFGAMTFNFWLNNFLTYRDRRLKEPNRVFWGWVSFIAACSIGAFANVAVATTLNDRGLHEVLAALVGIGIGSVWNYALSSRFVWGRY; encoded by the coding sequence ATGACACCGCAGACGCAGCCTTCCGTGGCCGATCCCGCCCCTGCCAGCGCCAGCACGCTGGAGCTTGCGATCATCCTGCCGACGCTCAACGAGCGCGACAATCTCGCCCCGCTGGTCGAGCGGATCGAAGGTGCGCTGGGCAAGACCGGCTGGGAAGTGCTGGTGGTGGACGACAATTCCGCCGACGGCACCAGCGACGAAGCGCGGCGGCTGTCGCTGTCCGACCCGCGCGTGCGCGTGCTCCAGCGGATCGGCCGCCGCGGCCTGTCGAGCGCCGCGATCGAGGGCTTTTGCGCCACTGCCGCGCCCTATGTCGCGGTGATGGATGCCGATCACCAGCACGATCCGCAATTGCTGGTGGCGATGCTTGCCAGCGTGAAGGCGGGCGAAGCGGATGTCGCCGTCGCCAGCCGGTTTGCCGATGGCGCGAGCATGGAAGAATGGGGCCGCCCCGACCGCGAGAAGCTGTCGAGCGTCGCCAACATGCTTGCGCGCAAACTTACCGGGGTCGACCTCAGCGACCCGATGAGCGGGTTCTTCCTGCTGCCGTCGGCCACCGCGCGGCGGCTGGTGCCCAATCTCTCGGGCATCGGCTTCAAGATCCTGCTCGACCTGCTCGCCACTTCCGAAACACCGCTCAAGGTGAAGGATTTCCCGATGAATTTCTCCGCCCGCCGCTCCGGCGAAAGCAAGCTCGACCGCGCGATCGCGCTCGATTTCCTCGCCGGTCTCTACGACAAGAGCTTTGGTCGTATCATCCCGACGCGCTTCGCGCTGTTCGGCACGGTCGGGATCATCGGCATCGGCGTGCACATGGCGATCCTCTATGCCTTCCTGCTGGTGGCGGGGACGAGCTTCAGCTGGAGCCAGGCGGTCGCGACCTTCGGCGCGATGACCTTCAACTTCTGGCTCAACAATTTCCTCACCTATCGCGACCGCCGCCTGAAGGAACCCAACCGCGTGTTCTGGGGCTGGGTCAGCTTTATCGCCGCCTGTTCGATCGGCGCCTTCGCCAATGTCGCGGTGGCCACCACGCTCAACGACCGGGGCTTGCACGAAGTCCTCGCCGCGCTGGTCGGCATCGGCATCGGCTCGGTCTGGAACTACGCCCTGTCGAGCCGCTTCGTCTGGGGGCGGTATTAG
- the leuB gene encoding 3-isopropylmalate dehydrogenase: MKIALFAGDGIGPEVIAQARRVLETLELPGLTLFEGDVGAAAYRRHGHPLPQETLAMARAADAVLFGAVGDFSCDDLPRELRPEQAILGLRSELGLFANLRPAAGFPGLEHLSSLKPEVARSIDLLVVRELNGDVYFGDKGERGSAGGREGWDMMSYNEAEVRRIAHSAFRAAMGRGKKLTSVDKANVLETSRIWRETVIEVAQEYPEVELDHMYVDNAAMQLVKSPGQFDTIVTGNLFGDILSDQASACVGSIGLLASASLGERQTDYGTFGLYEPIHGSAPDIAGRGKANPVAAVLSLAMLLRHSLGREQDAARIERAVEAILADGVLGGDLGGTASTGDIGDAIVRKIVTTS; the protein is encoded by the coding sequence TTGAAAATCGCACTATTCGCCGGCGACGGCATCGGCCCCGAAGTCATCGCGCAGGCGCGCCGCGTGCTCGAAACGCTGGAGCTGCCCGGGCTGACGCTGTTCGAGGGCGATGTCGGCGCCGCCGCCTATCGCCGTCATGGCCACCCGCTGCCGCAAGAGACGCTCGCCATGGCGCGCGCCGCTGATGCGGTGCTGTTCGGCGCGGTGGGCGATTTTTCCTGCGACGACCTGCCGCGCGAACTGCGCCCCGAACAGGCGATCCTCGGCCTGCGCAGCGAACTGGGCCTGTTCGCCAATCTGCGGCCTGCGGCGGGCTTCCCCGGGCTCGAACACCTGTCCTCGCTCAAGCCCGAGGTCGCGCGCAGCATCGACCTGCTGGTGGTGCGCGAGCTCAATGGCGACGTGTATTTCGGCGACAAGGGCGAACGCGGCAGCGCGGGCGGGCGCGAGGGCTGGGACATGATGTCCTATAACGAGGCCGAAGTCCGCCGCATCGCGCACAGCGCGTTTCGCGCGGCAATGGGACGCGGTAAGAAACTGACCAGTGTCGACAAGGCCAATGTGCTCGAAACCAGCCGCATCTGGCGCGAAACCGTGATCGAAGTGGCGCAGGAGTACCCCGAGGTCGAGCTCGACCACATGTATGTCGACAATGCCGCGATGCAGCTGGTCAAGTCGCCCGGCCAGTTCGACACCATCGTCACCGGAAACCTGTTCGGCGATATCCTGTCCGACCAGGCCAGCGCCTGCGTCGGCTCGATCGGGCTGCTCGCCAGCGCGTCGCTGGGTGAACGGCAGACCGACTACGGCACTTTCGGCCTGTACGAGCCGATCCATGGCAGCGCACCCGATATTGCCGGGCGGGGCAAGGCCAACCCGGTCGCCGCCGTGCTCAGCCTGGCGATGCTGCTGCGCCACTCGCTCGGCCGCGAACAGGACGCCGCGCGGATCGAACGCGCGGTCGAGGCGATACTGGCCGATGGCGTGCTGGGCGGCGACCTTGGCGGGACCGCTTCGACCGGCGATATCGGCGATGCGATTGTTAGGAAGATCGTAACCACATCTTGA
- the recO gene encoding DNA repair protein RecO, giving the protein MQLSAPAILLAARAHGETAVIARMLTEQHGMVAAYVAGGRGRLLRPVVIPGNIVQAEIRARSDSQLPFARLELVASRGPWLGEPLAASAINWVTALTASALPERNPYPTLHSALGGLLDAICSSDSARQWVEALAVYEALLLRELGYGGQRPAIADLGQALEILDRQEPLIARYLLADTRADVLAARQLLRQRLARMV; this is encoded by the coding sequence ATGCAGCTTTCCGCTCCCGCCATCCTGCTTGCCGCGCGTGCGCATGGCGAGACCGCGGTCATTGCGCGGATGCTGACCGAGCAGCATGGCATGGTCGCCGCCTATGTCGCGGGCGGGCGCGGGCGGCTGCTGCGTCCGGTGGTGATCCCGGGCAATATCGTGCAGGCGGAAATCCGCGCCAGGTCGGACAGCCAGCTGCCCTTCGCGCGGCTCGAACTGGTCGCCAGCCGCGGGCCGTGGCTGGGCGAGCCGCTGGCCGCGTCGGCGATCAACTGGGTGACCGCGCTCACTGCGAGCGCATTGCCCGAGCGCAATCCCTATCCCACGCTCCATTCCGCGCTCGGCGGCCTGCTCGATGCGATCTGTTCGTCGGACAGCGCGCGGCAGTGGGTCGAGGCGCTGGCCGTCTATGAAGCGCTGCTGCTGCGCGAACTGGGCTATGGCGGCCAGCGGCCCGCGATAGCCGATCTTGGGCAGGCCTTGGAGATTCTCGACCGGCAGGAGCCGCTGATCGCGCGCTACCTGCTTGCCGATACCCGCGCCGACGTCCTAGCTGCACGGCAACTCCTCAGGCAGCGGCTGGCACGGATGGTTTAG
- a CDS encoding GIY-YIG nuclease family protein, which yields MPGGWVYIMTNSPHGTLYIGVTADIAARVHAHREGQGSEFCRKHGLTRLVYAEQYEDIHDAIAREKAMKRWKRQWKLRLIRRDNPDWNDLFETIL from the coding sequence ATGCCGGGCGGCTGGGTCTATATCATGACCAACAGCCCGCACGGCACGCTCTACATCGGGGTCACCGCCGACATCGCCGCGCGCGTGCATGCCCATCGCGAAGGGCAGGGATCCGAATTCTGCCGCAAGCATGGGCTGACGCGGCTGGTCTATGCCGAGCAGTATGAGGATATCCACGACGCGATCGCGCGCGAGAAGGCGATGAAGCGGTGGAAGCGGCAATGGAAGCTCAGGCTGATCCGGCGCGACAATCCCGACTGGAACGACCTGTTCGAGACCATTTTGTGA
- a CDS encoding accessory factor UbiK family protein: MQSQNPLIADFVKLANSAAGTLAGMGREARDAARERAKESFGGMDFVSREEFDAVKTMASKARAEAEDLKARVEALEARIK; the protein is encoded by the coding sequence ATGCAAAGCCAGAATCCCCTGATCGCCGATTTCGTCAAACTCGCCAATTCGGCAGCCGGTACGCTGGCCGGCATGGGCCGCGAGGCGCGCGACGCCGCGCGCGAACGCGCCAAGGAAAGTTTCGGCGGAATGGATTTCGTCAGCCGCGAGGAATTCGACGCGGTGAAGACCATGGCCAGCAAGGCCCGCGCCGAGGCGGAAGACCTCAAAGCCCGCGTCGAAGCGCTGGAAGCCCGGATCAAGTAG
- a CDS encoding TspO/MBR family protein — translation MNMLASRGQLRASFIRWALFTVPLCVLLGFVAGQLGGPDTAWFQQLEKPGIYPEPKWFGIVWTILYVMIGLSVAIVASAWGARGRTAALWVFAVHFALNLSWSYVFFGAQQISGALMLLGAIVVTLLVVIALFWRVRRLAAVLLLPYLAWVCFAAALNYQFLQLNPDADGGYPEGAVERVRI, via the coding sequence ATGAACATGTTGGCGTCGCGCGGGCAATTGCGCGCAAGTTTCATTCGCTGGGCGCTGTTCACCGTCCCGCTCTGTGTGCTGCTCGGCTTCGTCGCCGGCCAGCTCGGCGGGCCCGACACCGCGTGGTTCCAGCAGCTGGAAAAACCGGGCATCTATCCCGAGCCCAAATGGTTCGGGATCGTCTGGACGATCCTCTATGTCATGATCGGCCTGTCGGTGGCGATCGTGGCCTCGGCCTGGGGCGCACGCGGACGCACCGCCGCGCTGTGGGTCTTCGCGGTGCATTTCGCGCTCAACCTGTCGTGGAGCTACGTGTTCTTCGGCGCGCAGCAGATCTCGGGCGCGCTGATGCTGCTCGGCGCGATCGTGGTGACGCTGCTGGTGGTGATCGCGCTGTTCTGGCGCGTCCGCCGGCTCGCCGCGGTGCTGCTGCTGCCCTATCTCGCCTGGGTCTGCTTCGCCGCTGCGCTGAACTACCAGTTCCTCCAGCTCAACCCCGATGCCGATGGCGGGTATCCCGAGGGCGCGGTCGAGCGGGTGCGGATTTAG